GATGTGCGAGCGGCCACTCAAGCGCCCCAGCATCACACCGGCATCCGCCGCATCGCGCGGCTTCCCGAGGATGTCTCCGTCCACCACGACGATCGTGTCGGCGGCGATCACCACGGCGTCTGGCTCCAATGCCGCCAGCGCATGCGCCTTGGCCCGCGCGAGACGCTCCGCGTGCGGCACGGGGAGTTCACCGGCGAGCGGCGTTTCGTCGATGTCGGCGGGCCGCACCTCGTGCGGAATGCCAATCAACGTCAGCAGTTCGCGGCGGCGCGGCGACTGCGAGGCCAAGATGACGCGCTGGCTCATCGCTCGAGCCACAGTGTGACAGGGCCGTCGTTCACGAGTTCCACATCCATCATCGCGCCGAACTCTCCCGTTTCCACCGTGAGCGCGCGGTCGCGCAGTAGTCCGAGGAACAGCTCGTATAGGGGAATCGCTACCTCGGGGCGCGCGGCGTCAATAAAACTCGGCCGACGGCCCTTCTCGGCGTCGCCGTAGAGCGTGAACTGACTCACGACGAGCACCGCGCCGCCCACATCGGGGAGCGCGAGATTCATCTTGCCGTCGGCATCGCCAAAGATGCGCAGGCCGGCAATCTTGTCGGCCATCCAGGTGAGTTGATCACCCGTATCGGCGTGCGTAAAGCCGACGAGCAGGAGCAATCCCTGCGCGATTCGGCCGGTGACCCGCCCCTCGACTCGGACTTCGGCGCGCGTCACGCGCTGGATGAGGACTCGCATTCAGGGTAAGATAACGAACGTATGGAAAGCCGCCGCTACGTCGCATGGATTCACCGAGGGAACCTCCACGGGGTGTGGGGGGCCATTGTGATGGTCATCTGGACTGGGATTGCCACCGCGCTGGGATTCCCGGGGTTGGGCGGCAAGCTGTGGCTCATTCCGATCGCGGCCCTGATTGGCTTTGCCATGGGCAAGGCCATTGGGTACACGCTGCTCACCGCGTCCGGTGCAACGGCGCAACAGGTGTACGCGCCGGCGGCCAAGGGGACATACGCGCAAACGTTCTCGCAGATCGAGACGCTGGAGGCGAGGGGTCTCTTCGCGAAGGCGGCCGACGCGTGGGAAGCCGTGGCCGTCTCGCAGCCGGGCAATGCGTTTCCGCTGATTCGCGCCGGCGAGTTGTACCTCCGCAAACTGAACGAGCCCAGCAAAGCGCTCGACCGATTCCGCATGGCGCGCGAGACGCCTGGGGTTCGCGCGGAGCACCACCGGTATGCGTCGTTGAAGATCATCGACCTGCATCTCGGGCCGCTCGCCGACGAAGGACGCGGGCTGGTCGAATTGCGGCGGCTGATTGAGCAGCATCCCGACTCGCGTGAAGCCGAGTCGGCGCGTGAGGCGCTCGCTCGGCTCAAGCGGCCGAGCGAGTCCGGAGACACGGGCGCCCCGTAAACGCCGCCGCGCGGCGCATCCGAGACGCCAGCGGCCTACTCGACCGTGACGCTCTTGGCGAGGTTGCGCGGCTGGTCCACATTCGAGCCGCGCTTGACGGCGATGTAGTACGCCAGCAACTGCAGCGGCACCGACGCGAGAATCGGCATGAGCATGTCGACCGTCTCAGGAATGCGGATTTCATAATCCACGAGTCCCTTGA
The genomic region above belongs to Gemmatimonadota bacterium and contains:
- a CDS encoding Maf family protein is translated as MSQRVILASQSPRRRELLTLIGIPHEVRPADIDETPLAGELPVPHAERLARAKAHALAALEPDAVVIAADTIVVVDGDILGKPRDAADAGVMLGRLSGRSHIVYTAIAVARGERTESAVEAVTVTFRALSAGEITDYVATGEPMDKAGAYGIQGYGATIVERVDGDYFSVMGLGLRRLVELLSRVGLTYHFQKPLEG
- the dtd gene encoding D-aminoacyl-tRNA deacylase, yielding MRVLIQRVTRAEVRVEGRVTGRIAQGLLLLVGFTHADTGDQLTWMADKIAGLRIFGDADGKMNLALPDVGGAVLVVSQFTLYGDAEKGRRPSFIDAARPEVAIPLYELFLGLLRDRALTVETGEFGAMMDVELVNDGPVTLWLER